A region of Dermabacter vaginalis DNA encodes the following proteins:
- the rho gene encoding transcription termination factor Rho: MNDNYTDAAELSAKRLPELQAIATSMGIRGVRKLRKGELIEAISTGKVPSAPAARAPKASAAETAGTAEPAQANTKSAASAEQAEKPARPRKDQSEKSSDDQGTAQDNRAAEARDNDDERGDRHARRRGDSPRRVEDIKLPDSETARERRKDAREDRRDRRSDRGQGGNDSDQKNREGEGRRDRRNNRGDGDDNNNDRRGRRSRGRERNRNRNRRDHDDNGEPQVREDDVLVKVAGILDIRDNYAFVRTTGYLPGPSDIYVSMNQVRKYGLRKGDAIVGQVKAPKDGEEQQRQQDFHHGGGGRGRGRGNKAHSKFAALVSVDTVNGMTPEKAKARVEFNKLTPLYPDTRLRLENKATNFTPRIIDLVAPVGKGQRGLIVAPPKAGKTIILQQVAEAITQNNPEVHLMVVLVDERPEEVTDMQRTVKGEVIASTFDRPADDHTTVAELAIERAKRLVEMGRDVVVLLDSITRLGRAYNLAAPASGRILSGGVDSSALYPPKRFFGAARNVENGGSLTILATALVDTGSKMDEVIFEEFKGTGNWELKLDRKLAERRIFPAVDVNASGTRREEELMGNEELAIMWKLRRVLSQLEQQQAIELLLERLKKSQNNGEFLLAVSKSTPKVPRQGE; this comes from the coding sequence GTGAACGACAACTACACCGACGCCGCCGAGCTCTCCGCAAAGAGGCTCCCGGAGCTTCAGGCCATCGCGACTTCCATGGGCATCCGCGGCGTGCGTAAGCTCCGCAAAGGCGAGCTGATTGAAGCCATCAGCACGGGCAAGGTGCCGTCGGCCCCCGCCGCGCGCGCTCCCAAGGCGAGCGCCGCTGAAACCGCGGGCACGGCCGAACCTGCCCAGGCGAACACAAAGAGCGCTGCGAGCGCTGAGCAGGCAGAGAAGCCCGCGCGCCCCCGCAAAGACCAGAGCGAAAAGTCGAGCGACGACCAGGGCACCGCTCAGGACAACCGCGCTGCTGAAGCCCGCGACAACGACGACGAGCGCGGCGACCGCCACGCTCGCCGCCGGGGGGACAGCCCCCGCCGCGTCGAAGACATCAAACTCCCTGACTCCGAGACCGCGCGCGAGCGCCGCAAGGACGCGCGCGAGGACCGTCGCGATCGCCGCAGCGACCGCGGGCAGGGCGGCAACGACTCCGATCAAAAGAATCGCGAAGGCGAAGGCCGCCGCGACCGCCGCAACAACCGCGGCGATGGAGACGACAACAACAACGACCGTCGCGGTCGCCGCTCGCGCGGTCGTGAGCGCAACCGCAATCGTAACCGCCGCGATCACGACGACAACGGCGAGCCGCAGGTGCGCGAAGACGACGTGCTCGTCAAGGTTGCGGGCATTCTCGACATTCGCGATAACTACGCCTTCGTGCGCACCACCGGCTACCTCCCCGGCCCGAGCGATATTTACGTGTCGATGAACCAGGTGCGTAAGTATGGCCTGCGTAAAGGCGACGCAATCGTGGGCCAGGTCAAGGCCCCCAAGGACGGCGAAGAGCAGCAGCGCCAGCAGGACTTCCACCACGGTGGTGGCGGCCGTGGGCGCGGGCGAGGCAACAAGGCCCACTCGAAGTTCGCGGCACTCGTGAGCGTCGACACTGTCAACGGCATGACCCCCGAGAAGGCGAAAGCTCGCGTCGAATTCAACAAGCTCACGCCGCTGTACCCCGATACGCGGCTTCGCCTCGAGAACAAGGCCACGAACTTCACGCCTCGCATCATCGACCTCGTTGCCCCCGTGGGTAAGGGGCAGCGCGGCCTGATCGTGGCACCGCCGAAAGCCGGTAAAACCATCATCCTGCAGCAGGTTGCCGAGGCGATCACGCAGAACAACCCCGAGGTTCACCTCATGGTTGTGCTCGTCGACGAGCGCCCCGAGGAAGTCACCGACATGCAGCGCACCGTCAAGGGTGAGGTCATCGCCTCGACCTTCGACCGCCCCGCTGACGACCACACGACCGTCGCCGAGCTCGCGATCGAGCGCGCGAAGCGTCTCGTGGAAATGGGCCGCGACGTGGTTGTGCTCCTCGACTCGATCACGCGCCTCGGCCGCGCCTACAACCTCGCGGCGCCAGCCTCGGGCCGCATCCTCTCGGGCGGTGTCGACTCCTCGGCGCTTTACCCGCCAAAGCGTTTCTTCGGTGCAGCCCGCAATGTGGAAAATGGCGGCTCGCTCACGATCCTCGCGACCGCGCTCGTGGATACCGGCTCGAAGATGGACGAAGTGATCTTCGAAGAGTTCAAGGGCACCGGCAACTGGGAGCTCAAGCTTGACCGCAAGCTCGCCGAGCGCCGCATTTTCCCCGCCGTCGACGTCAATGCGTCAGGCACGCGCCGCGAAGAAGAGCTCATGGGCAACGAAGAGCTCGCGATCATGTGGAAGCTGCGCCGTGTGCTCAGCCAGCTCGAGCAGCAGCAAGCGATCGAGCTTCTCCTCGAACGCCTCAAGAAGTCGCAGAACAACGGGGAGTTCCTGCTCGCCGTGTCGAAATCCACCCCGAAAGTTCCTCGCCAGGGCGAATAA
- a CDS encoding bifunctional alpha,alpha-trehalose-phosphate synthase (UDP-forming)/trehalose-phosphatase produces MSRASLVVVANRLPVDRKTAPDGSTEWVTSPGGLVTAMESVMRNAESAAWVGWAGGADEDIAPFDIDTMHLVPVTLTAEEVEKYYEGFSNDTLWPLYHDVIADPNFHRTWWDVYVEANRKFAKAAAAATAEGGTIWVHDYQLQLVPEMIRSLRPDVTIGWFNHIPFPPFELFAQLPKRDSVLRGLLGADLLGFQRERDAINFTTCVRQILGYRASEHQIVVPGLGLEEDRTVEARCFPISIDVSVYDELTKDPTVLARAKEIREQLGNPKKVVLGVDRLDYTKGIRHRLKAYGELLNDGAIDPHDVTMIQVATPSRERVDAYKQLRDEIELTVGRLNGDFAPIGRPAISYMHRTFPRTDMTALYMCADVVLVTSLRDGMNLVAKEYIASRIDERGVLVLSEFTGAADELRAATLVNPHDIDELKSAILHALAMSEEEQQDNMRSLRRQVFDHDVQRWASDFLESLERVGGDRSAEAKKAPARPTLSSDACPPRAELDSALEAFAATPRVLVASDFDGVLAPIVANRDEARALPESLQALRSLSGLDGTNVALVSGRSLEDLDSLTEMPSSVVLIGSHGAEVGALPESMDAGILDSSSLSMTDERRSQLATITAALERISRKYPGTEVEKKPTAAVLHTRNAKGRGAANATEEALEYARSIRHAKVTPGKAVVEFSVIPATKGEAIDALARACACDAWLYLGDDVTDESVFNRAGESDLTIKVGPGETAASFRIADPEEVKELLAQLLAKRAE; encoded by the coding sequence ATGTCCCGCGCATCCCTCGTCGTCGTTGCCAATCGCCTCCCTGTCGATCGCAAAACCGCCCCCGATGGTTCGACCGAGTGGGTGACGAGCCCCGGCGGCCTCGTGACCGCGATGGAGTCGGTCATGCGCAACGCTGAATCAGCCGCGTGGGTGGGCTGGGCCGGCGGTGCCGATGAGGACATCGCCCCGTTCGACATCGACACGATGCATCTCGTTCCGGTCACCCTCACGGCCGAAGAGGTCGAGAAGTACTACGAGGGATTCTCGAACGACACGCTGTGGCCGCTCTACCACGACGTGATCGCCGACCCGAACTTCCACCGCACGTGGTGGGACGTGTACGTCGAGGCAAACCGCAAGTTTGCGAAGGCCGCGGCCGCCGCGACCGCCGAGGGCGGCACGATTTGGGTGCACGACTATCAGCTGCAACTCGTTCCCGAAATGATCCGCAGCCTGCGCCCCGATGTCACGATCGGCTGGTTCAACCACATTCCGTTCCCGCCGTTCGAGCTGTTCGCGCAGCTGCCGAAGCGCGATTCGGTTTTGCGCGGCCTGCTCGGTGCTGATCTTCTCGGCTTCCAGCGCGAGCGTGATGCCATCAACTTCACCACGTGCGTGCGTCAAATCCTCGGTTATCGCGCGAGTGAGCATCAGATCGTCGTGCCTGGACTCGGTCTCGAAGAGGACCGCACCGTCGAGGCGCGTTGCTTCCCGATTTCGATCGACGTGAGCGTGTACGACGAGCTCACGAAGGATCCGACTGTGCTCGCGCGCGCGAAGGAGATCCGCGAGCAGCTCGGCAACCCGAAGAAGGTCGTGCTCGGCGTGGATCGTCTCGATTACACGAAGGGCATCCGCCACCGCCTCAAGGCGTACGGCGAGCTCCTCAACGATGGAGCGATCGACCCTCACGACGTCACTATGATCCAGGTCGCGACCCCGTCGCGCGAGAGGGTCGATGCGTACAAGCAGCTTCGCGATGAAATCGAGCTGACCGTCGGCCGCCTCAACGGCGACTTTGCGCCGATTGGCCGCCCCGCAATCTCGTACATGCACCGCACGTTCCCCCGCACCGACATGACCGCGCTTTACATGTGCGCGGACGTGGTGCTCGTGACGAGCCTTCGCGACGGAATGAACCTCGTGGCAAAGGAATACATCGCCTCTCGCATCGATGAGCGCGGCGTGCTCGTGCTCTCGGAGTTCACGGGCGCGGCCGATGAGCTTCGCGCCGCAACCCTCGTGAACCCGCACGACATTGACGAGCTCAAGTCGGCGATCCTTCACGCGCTCGCCATGAGCGAGGAGGAGCAGCAAGACAACATGCGATCGCTGCGCCGCCAGGTGTTCGATCACGACGTGCAGCGGTGGGCGTCGGATTTCCTCGAGTCGCTCGAGCGCGTGGGTGGGGATCGCAGTGCGGAAGCCAAGAAGGCTCCGGCTCGCCCCACTCTCAGTTCCGACGCTTGCCCGCCACGCGCCGAGCTCGATTCTGCACTCGAGGCTTTCGCGGCAACGCCGCGCGTGCTGGTCGCCTCGGATTTCGACGGGGTTCTCGCACCGATCGTCGCGAACCGCGATGAGGCACGCGCCCTCCCCGAATCGCTTCAGGCGCTTCGCTCCCTCTCTGGCCTCGACGGCACGAATGTGGCTCTCGTGTCGGGTCGCTCCCTTGAGGATCTCGATTCGCTCACGGAAATGCCAAGCTCGGTGGTGCTCATCGGTTCGCACGGCGCGGAGGTGGGCGCGCTTCCCGAGAGCATGGATGCGGGAATTCTCGATTCGTCGTCGCTCTCAATGACGGACGAGCGCCGCTCGCAGCTCGCCACGATCACCGCAGCTCTCGAGCGGATTTCCCGCAAGTACCCGGGCACCGAAGTGGAGAAGAAGCCCACGGCCGCCGTGCTCCACACGCGCAATGCGAAGGGCCGCGGCGCCGCAAACGCCACCGAGGAAGCCCTCGAGTATGCCCGCTCGATCCGCCACGCGAAGGTCACGCCCGGCAAGGCCGTCGTGGAATTCTCGGTGATCCCCGCAACGAAGGGCGAAGCGATCGACGCTCTCGCCCGCGCGTGCGCGTGCGACGCGTGGCTCTACCTGGGCGATGATGTCACCGACGAGTCCGTGTTCAATCGCGCCGGCGAAAGCGACCTCACGATCAAGGTTGGCCCCGGCGAGACCGCGGCGAGCTTCCGTATCGCCGATCCGGAAGAGGTCAAGGAACTGCTCGCGCAGCTGCTCGCAAAGCGCGCGGAATAA
- the thrB gene encoding homoserine kinase yields the protein MRIARERVTVQPCATSANLGPGFDSLGIALDLRDRYTLEVTTGATEVVINGEGAGELPVDDTNLIVRTLRETLEWVGAPQIGVRLTCTNVIPQESGLGSSAAAIVGGIALARGILQDPSAIDDQAMLEIAASIEGHPDSVATAIYGGACLAYTEGEEVRAVRLRVANADDGRPVLRPLIIAPNRTSSTTTARAMLSPEVRRSDATHNIARAALLIHALAEDPSRLFAATADRLHQDARSGQMPQSVSLVHVLRSQGVPAVISGAGPTVLIPADAPADIARIVSEVVEDPDDWRLARVPLAQEGIRTVLS from the coding sequence GTGAGAATCGCGAGAGAACGCGTGACGGTTCAGCCGTGCGCGACGAGCGCCAACCTTGGGCCGGGCTTCGACAGCCTCGGCATTGCCCTTGACCTTCGCGACCGCTACACGCTCGAGGTCACCACGGGCGCCACCGAGGTGGTGATCAACGGCGAAGGGGCAGGTGAGCTGCCCGTCGACGACACGAATCTCATCGTCCGCACGCTGCGCGAGACCCTCGAATGGGTGGGCGCGCCCCAAATTGGCGTGCGGCTCACGTGCACGAACGTTATCCCCCAAGAATCGGGGCTGGGCTCGAGCGCCGCGGCAATCGTGGGCGGAATTGCCCTTGCGCGAGGAATTCTCCAGGACCCAAGCGCAATCGACGATCAGGCGATGCTCGAGATCGCCGCCTCGATCGAGGGGCATCCCGATAGCGTTGCCACTGCCATCTACGGAGGTGCATGCCTCGCCTACACCGAGGGAGAAGAAGTTCGTGCCGTGCGCTTGCGCGTCGCGAACGCCGACGACGGCCGCCCCGTTCTACGCCCGCTCATCATTGCCCCAAACCGCACCTCTTCGACAACCACGGCGCGCGCGATGTTGAGCCCTGAGGTGCGCCGAAGCGACGCGACCCATAACATCGCCCGCGCCGCGCTGCTCATCCATGCCCTCGCGGAGGATCCCTCACGTCTCTTTGCTGCCACCGCCGATCGCCTTCACCAGGATGCCCGGAGCGGGCAGATGCCCCAGAGTGTGAGCCTCGTGCACGTGCTGCGCTCGCAGGGCGTGCCCGCCGTGATCTCGGGGGCGGGCCCGACGGTACTTATTCCCGCCGATGCTCCAGCCGACATCGCGCGTATCGTGAGTGAAGTGGTTGAGGACCCGGACGACTGGCGCCTCGCCCGCGTGCCCCTTGCACAAGAGGGCATTCGCACTGTGTTATCGTGA
- the lysA gene encoding diaminopimelate decarboxylase: MRAHEAGALHGNDLVPQWLPYPSDVNHLIEGLWSANTTRNARGEVEVAGVSVREIKERFGTPTFVIDEEDFRQRARLFRDTFERAFAPLAGVDMSYASKAFLSTAVARWVRSEGLGLDVCSGGELAIALRTGSDATRLTFHGNNKSDAELSLAIEAGVGRIVIDSLEEIDRVNDIAVARGVRQRVLLRVTSGVEAHTHEFISTAHEDQKFGISIATGEALEAIRRVEAAKALTLDGLHSHIGSQIFDTNGFEVAARRVLALAKEGRDAIGRPLTHIVLGGGFGVMYTTQNTPRTAGQLAEQLAAIVDNSCRALDLEVPRLGFEPGRAIAGPSTQTLYTVGTLKDVELGAGQKRLYVSIDGGMSDNIRTTLYDADYSCLLSSRTSAVEPRVVRIVGKHCESGDIVVKDEYLPGDVKRGDLVSVPVTGAYCYALASNYNSALKPAVVSVKDGRVTEMIRRETLEDLLARDLG; this comes from the coding sequence ATGCGCGCACACGAGGCAGGAGCTCTTCACGGGAATGATCTCGTTCCCCAGTGGCTGCCCTATCCAAGCGACGTCAACCACCTCATCGAAGGGCTCTGGAGTGCGAACACGACACGCAACGCTCGCGGAGAGGTCGAGGTTGCCGGCGTGAGCGTTCGGGAGATCAAGGAACGGTTCGGCACGCCCACATTCGTGATCGACGAAGAAGATTTCCGCCAACGCGCCCGGCTTTTCCGTGACACGTTCGAGCGCGCCTTCGCGCCGCTTGCCGGCGTGGACATGAGCTATGCGAGCAAGGCCTTTCTTTCGACCGCGGTCGCGCGGTGGGTGCGTTCCGAAGGGCTCGGCCTCGATGTGTGCTCGGGTGGGGAGCTCGCGATTGCGCTTCGCACGGGGTCCGACGCCACCCGTCTGACATTCCACGGCAATAACAAGAGCGATGCCGAGCTTTCCCTCGCGATCGAAGCGGGGGTGGGGCGCATCGTGATCGATTCCCTCGAGGAGATCGACCGCGTGAACGACATCGCCGTGGCGAGGGGCGTACGTCAACGCGTGCTCCTGCGCGTCACCTCGGGCGTGGAGGCGCACACGCACGAGTTCATCTCGACGGCCCACGAGGATCAGAAGTTCGGCATCTCGATCGCCACGGGGGAGGCCCTCGAAGCGATCCGGCGCGTCGAGGCCGCAAAGGCCCTCACGCTCGACGGGCTCCACTCCCACATTGGGTCCCAAATCTTTGACACGAACGGCTTCGAGGTCGCGGCACGGCGCGTGCTTGCGCTCGCGAAGGAAGGGCGCGACGCGATTGGCAGGCCGCTGACCCACATTGTTCTAGGCGGTGGTTTCGGCGTGATGTACACGACTCAGAACACGCCGCGCACGGCCGGTCAGCTCGCCGAACAGCTCGCCGCCATCGTGGACAACTCTTGCCGCGCGCTCGACCTTGAGGTTCCGCGACTCGGCTTCGAACCCGGGCGCGCGATCGCGGGCCCTTCCACGCAGACGCTCTACACCGTGGGCACGCTCAAGGACGTCGAGCTCGGCGCGGGTCAAAAACGCCTGTACGTGTCGATCGACGGTGGCATGAGCGACAACATCCGTACAACCCTCTACGATGCCGACTACTCGTGCCTGCTCTCGAGTCGCACCTCCGCGGTTGAGCCGCGCGTCGTTCGCATCGTTGGCAAACATTGCGAAAGCGGCGACATCGTGGTGAAAGACGAATACCTCCCGGGCGACGTGAAGCGCGGCGACCTCGTTTCCGTGCCCGTCACGGGCGCTTACTGCTATGCCCTCGCCTCCAACTACAACAGCGCACTCAAGCCCGCCGTCGTCTCCGTCAAAGACGGCAGGGTCACCGAAATGATCCGCCGCGAAACCCTCGAGGACCTCCTCGCGCGAGACCTCGGGTAG